In Rutidosis leptorrhynchoides isolate AG116_Rl617_1_P2 chromosome 2, CSIRO_AGI_Rlap_v1, whole genome shotgun sequence, one genomic interval encodes:
- the LOC139891070 gene encoding putative germin-like protein 2-1, which yields MATHLLLFGLLLTTCSFALASDPSPLQDFCVADPNSKVLVNGVVCKDPKNVTADDFLFKGLNIMGNTSNAVGSIVTPVTVTQLKGLNTLGISMARIDFAPWGLNPPHTHPRATEILTVIEGSMLVGFVTSNPENRLITKLLQKGDVFVFPQGLIHFQQNVGNGYAVAIAGLSSQNPGVITIANAVFGSNPDISADILAKAFQVDANVINQIQSKF from the exons ATGGCGACTCATTTGCTTTTATTTGGTCTCTTACTGACAACTTGTTCATTCGCTTTAGCTTCGGACCCTAGTCCTCTTCAAGACTTTTGTGTGGCTGACCCAAATAGCAAAG TTTTGGTAAATGGTGTGGTTTGCAAAGATCCGAAGAATGTGACAGCAGATGATTTCCTTTTTAAAGGGCTAAACATTATGGGAAACACGTCGAATGCAGTTGGGTCTATTGTGACTCCTGTGACTGTGACACAGTTAAAAGGACTCAACACTTTAGGAATCTCGATGGCTCGTATTGACTTTGCTCCATGGGGTCTTAATCCTCCACACACGCACCCTCGAGCTACTGAAATCTTGACTGTCATTGAAGGCAGTATGTTGGTTGGTTTTGTGACATCTAACCCTGAAAACCGACTCATCACAAAACTACTTCAAAAGGGAGATGTTTTCGTGTTCCCACAAGGTCTAATTCATTTTCAGCAAAACGTTGGAAATGGATATGCTGTTGCTATTGCAGGTTTGAGTAGTCAGAATCCAGGTGTGATTACGATTGCAAATGCTGTGTTTGGATCAAACCCGGATATCAGTGCAGACATTCTTGCAAAGGCCTTTCAAGTTGACGCTAACGTGATTAATCAAATTCAGTCTAAATTTTAA